The Leisingera methylohalidivorans DSM 14336 genome has a window encoding:
- a CDS encoding LysR substrate-binding domain-containing protein yields MPVRYTLRQLEYFVAVGEAGSIALASEKVNVSSPSISAAIAQLEQEFGLPLFVRQHAQGLALTQAGRLMLEQARSVLREADRLMDIAGDISGQVRGPLAIGCLLTFAQVVLPSVRRGFEDRYKDVHVRQIELDQAAIFSGIRRAELDIALTYNLDIPADLRFVTLAELPPYALVSEDHPLADLPEVTVKELREHPMVLLDLPFSAEYFLSFFHEAGIKPNVAERTRDIAVMRSLVANGYGYSIANIRPINDQSPDGKTLKFIPLKGDLRPMRMGLLMAPDSENSITIRSFVEHCAELVKEGALPGLNAGPQG; encoded by the coding sequence TTGCCAGTCCGATACACGCTGCGCCAGTTGGAGTATTTCGTTGCGGTAGGGGAGGCGGGCTCAATCGCGCTGGCCTCGGAGAAAGTGAACGTGTCGTCGCCGTCGATCTCGGCGGCGATTGCGCAGCTTGAACAGGAATTCGGGCTGCCGCTGTTTGTGCGCCAGCACGCGCAAGGCCTGGCGCTGACCCAGGCGGGGCGGTTGATGCTGGAGCAGGCCCGCAGCGTCCTGCGCGAGGCGGACCGGCTGATGGATATTGCCGGCGATATCTCCGGCCAAGTGCGGGGGCCGCTGGCGATTGGCTGCCTGCTGACCTTTGCCCAGGTGGTGCTGCCCTCGGTGCGGCGGGGATTCGAGGACCGCTACAAGGACGTGCATGTGCGCCAGATCGAGCTGGATCAGGCGGCAATTTTCAGCGGCATCCGGCGGGCGGAGCTGGACATTGCGCTGACCTACAATCTGGATATCCCGGCGGATCTGCGGTTTGTCACCCTGGCGGAGCTGCCGCCTTATGCGCTGGTGAGCGAAGACCATCCGCTGGCGGACCTGCCGGAGGTCACGGTGAAGGAGCTGCGCGAGCATCCGATGGTGCTGCTGGATCTGCCGTTCAGCGCCGAGTACTTCCTGTCGTTCTTTCATGAGGCCGGGATCAAGCCCAACGTGGCCGAACGCACCCGCGACATCGCGGTGATGCGCAGCCTGGTGGCCAATGGATACGGCTATTCGATTGCCAATATCCGTCCGATCAATGACCAGTCCCCCGACGGCAAGACGCTGAAGTTCATCCCGCTGAAGGGTGATTTGCGCCCGATGCGGATGGGGCTGCTGATGGCGCCGGATTCGGAAAACTCAATCACCATCCGCTCCTTTGTCGAGCATTGCGCAGAGCTGGTGAAGGAAGGTGCCTTGCCCGGTTTGAACGCCGGACCGCAGGGTTAG
- a CDS encoding NAD(P)-binding protein, with product MRDPRYDILFEPMKIGPLTAKNRFYQVPHCNGGGYRDPSAAAAMRGIKAEGGWGVIFTEQCEMHHTSEITPFIELRLWEDKDIPQLRKMSERMKTHGALAGIQLAYSGINGPNLYSKEVPLAPSALPIRTFTNDPVQARALDKQDIRDLRRWFVNAAKRSKEAGFDLICLYGAHGFGIFQHFLSRATNQRSDEYGGSLENRARFSQEVVADMRDAVGDSMAITLRVSLDETIGELGFSNAEVRDYIEMNKDLPDLWDLAQGTWEDCSGPSRFKEEAAQEQLVRGIHELTEKPIVGVGRFTSPDVMAKMVKSGTLDFIGCARPSIADPFLPKKIEEGRIEDIRECIGCNICITGDMTMSISRCTQNPTFMEEWRKGWHPEKMNTKGDSSNVLVVGSGPAGLEAAWALCRRGYDVAVAEAKDVIGGRVTRERQLPGLNAWGRVVDYRDYQLSQRPNVEIYRESPLDADSILEFGFENVCIATGAKWRADGVARQHVVPMPIAAGARVYTPDDLMDGTIPEGRIVVYDDDHYYMGGVLAELLASKGAQVTLVTPSAYVSDWTNNTLEQVAIHPRLVDAGVEIVLNQGISEIHAGHVVSNCTYTDRTWNIEADAVVMVASRIGNDGLYANLLSREAEWLDAGIKSVKLIGDANAPGPIAWATYAGHRYARELDGPDIGDALPFRREITELAAE from the coding sequence TTGCGCGATCCCCGCTATGACATTCTGTTCGAGCCGATGAAGATCGGCCCGCTTACCGCCAAGAACCGGTTTTACCAGGTGCCGCATTGCAACGGCGGCGGTTACCGCGATCCCTCGGCGGCGGCAGCGATGCGCGGCATCAAGGCCGAAGGCGGCTGGGGGGTGATTTTCACCGAACAATGCGAGATGCACCACACCAGCGAGATCACCCCCTTTATCGAACTGCGCCTGTGGGAGGACAAGGATATCCCGCAGCTCAGGAAGATGTCGGAGCGGATGAAGACGCACGGCGCGCTGGCCGGCATTCAGCTGGCCTATTCCGGGATCAACGGCCCGAACCTCTATTCCAAGGAGGTGCCGCTGGCGCCCTCGGCGCTGCCGATCCGCACCTTCACCAATGACCCGGTGCAGGCCCGCGCGCTGGACAAGCAGGACATCAGGGATCTGCGCCGCTGGTTCGTGAATGCGGCGAAGCGTTCGAAAGAGGCAGGCTTTGACCTGATCTGCCTATACGGCGCGCATGGGTTCGGCATCTTCCAGCACTTCCTGAGCCGTGCCACCAACCAGCGCTCGGATGAATATGGCGGCAGTCTGGAGAACCGGGCCCGGTTCAGCCAGGAGGTGGTCGCGGACATGCGCGACGCGGTCGGCGACAGCATGGCGATCACCCTGCGGGTATCGCTGGACGAGACCATCGGCGAGCTGGGCTTTTCCAACGCCGAGGTGCGCGACTATATCGAGATGAACAAGGACCTGCCGGATCTTTGGGATCTGGCGCAGGGCACCTGGGAGGATTGCTCCGGCCCCAGCCGGTTCAAGGAGGAAGCCGCGCAGGAACAGCTGGTGCGCGGCATTCATGAACTGACGGAGAAGCCCATCGTCGGCGTTGGCCGCTTCACCAGCCCGGACGTGATGGCCAAGATGGTGAAATCCGGCACGCTGGATTTCATCGGCTGCGCGCGGCCTTCGATTGCCGATCCGTTCCTGCCGAAAAAGATCGAGGAAGGCCGGATCGAGGATATCCGAGAATGCATCGGCTGCAACATCTGCATCACCGGCGACATGACAATGTCGATCAGCCGCTGCACCCAGAACCCGACCTTTATGGAGGAATGGCGCAAGGGCTGGCATCCGGAAAAGATGAACACCAAGGGCGACAGCTCCAACGTGCTGGTGGTCGGCTCCGGCCCGGCTGGGCTGGAGGCCGCATGGGCGCTCTGCCGCCGCGGCTATGACGTGGCCGTGGCCGAAGCCAAGGATGTGATCGGCGGCCGGGTGACGCGCGAGCGCCAGCTGCCGGGACTGAATGCCTGGGGCCGGGTGGTGGATTACCGCGACTACCAGCTGAGCCAGCGCCCGAATGTGGAGATCTACCGCGAAAGCCCGCTGGATGCGGACAGCATTCTGGAATTCGGCTTTGAAAACGTTTGCATCGCAACCGGTGCAAAATGGCGTGCCGACGGGGTGGCGCGCCAGCATGTGGTGCCGATGCCGATTGCCGCAGGCGCAAGGGTCTATACCCCCGATGACCTGATGGACGGCACCATCCCCGAAGGCCGCATTGTGGTCTATGATGATGACCATTATTACATGGGCGGGGTTCTGGCCGAGCTGCTGGCGTCAAAAGGCGCGCAGGTGACGCTGGTTACACCCTCGGCCTATGTCAGCGACTGGACCAACAACACGCTGGAGCAGGTGGCGATCCATCCGAGGCTGGTCGACGCCGGAGTGGAAATCGTTCTTAATCAGGGCATTAGTGAAATTCACGCCGGTCATGTGGTCTCCAACTGCACCTATACGGACCGCACTTGGAATATCGAGGCGGACGCGGTTGTCATGGTCGCTTCGCGCATTGGTAACGATGGGCTTTACGCAAATCTCCTCTCCCGCGAGGCAGAATGGTTGGATGCGGGCATCAAATCGGTCAAACTGATCGGCGATGCGAACGCGCCGGGGCCGATTGCGTGGGCTACTTACGCAGGCCACCGCTATGCGCGGGAGCTGGATGGGCCGGATATCGGTGATGCGCTGCCGTTCCGCCGCGAGATCACCGAGCTGGCCGCAGAGTGA
- a CDS encoding dodecin, translating into MSDAIYKTVDVVGSSASSIEDAVSGAIAKASKTIDHISWFEVGEIRGHVENAKVAHYQVGLKIGFRLD; encoded by the coding sequence ATGAGTGATGCAATTTACAAGACGGTTGATGTGGTGGGCAGCTCCGCCAGCAGCATCGAGGATGCGGTGAGCGGCGCGATTGCCAAGGCGTCCAAGACCATCGACCACATCAGCTGGTTCGAAGTCGGCGAGATCCGCGGCCATGTCGAGAACGCCAAGGTGGCGCACTACCAGGTCGGGCTCAAAATCGGGTTCCGGCTTGACTGA
- the argE gene encoding acetylornithine deacetylase, translated as MTDTPRTLEILERLIAFDTVSRNSNLELAAYAGAFLAERGFAVTRLPSPDGTKTGLYAEKGPAGQGVLLSAHTDVVPVDGQVWTRDPFRLTRGEDRVYGRGTTDMKGYAASVLALADRAAAANLNEPLKIVLSYDEEVGCAGIQQMLERLAPLIGSPRACIVGEPTEMQVAIGHKGKAALRAVCHGQSGHSALAPDFTNALHLAADFLAELRALQTDFAANGPRDAAYDVPYSTVHAGKMSGGTALNIVPDRAELTFEYRHLAADRGADILARIRDAADRVSGRYPAQDARIEVEQYNAYPGLDVPADSAVVGYARTLTRSNRTTKVAFGTEAGFFHQLGVPTVVCGPGSMAGQGHKPDEYLELRQLTACDAMMDRILGGLTQ; from the coding sequence TTGACTGACACGCCACGGACGCTGGAGATCCTGGAGCGGCTGATCGCGTTTGACACGGTCAGCCGCAACTCCAATCTGGAGCTGGCCGCCTATGCCGGGGCCTTTCTGGCGGAGCGCGGCTTTGCGGTGACGCGGCTGCCGTCGCCGGATGGCACCAAAACGGGGCTCTATGCCGAAAAAGGCCCGGCAGGGCAGGGGGTTCTGCTATCGGCGCATACCGATGTGGTGCCGGTGGACGGCCAGGTCTGGACCCGCGATCCTTTCCGCCTGACCCGCGGGGAAGACCGCGTTTACGGCCGCGGCACCACTGACATGAAGGGCTATGCGGCCAGTGTGCTGGCGCTGGCGGACCGGGCGGCAGCAGCAAATTTGAACGAGCCGCTGAAAATTGTGCTTTCTTATGACGAGGAAGTCGGCTGCGCCGGGATTCAGCAGATGCTGGAGCGGCTGGCACCGCTGATCGGCAGCCCGCGCGCCTGTATCGTGGGAGAGCCGACGGAAATGCAGGTGGCCATCGGCCACAAGGGCAAGGCTGCCCTGCGTGCGGTCTGCCATGGCCAGAGCGGCCATTCCGCCCTGGCGCCGGATTTTACCAACGCCTTGCACCTGGCGGCGGACTTTCTGGCCGAACTGCGCGCGCTGCAGACGGATTTCGCCGCCAACGGCCCGCGGGACGCAGCCTATGACGTGCCCTATTCCACTGTACACGCGGGGAAAATGTCCGGCGGCACCGCGCTCAATATCGTGCCGGACCGGGCTGAGCTGACCTTTGAGTACCGCCATCTGGCCGCTGACCGGGGCGCGGACATTCTGGCCCGTATCCGGGATGCGGCAGACCGGGTTTCCGGCCGCTATCCGGCACAGGACGCCCGCATCGAGGTGGAGCAATACAACGCCTATCCCGGCCTGGATGTGCCAGCGGACAGTGCGGTCGTCGGCTATGCCCGGACGCTTACCCGCAGCAACCGCACCACAAAAGTCGCCTTTGGCACCGAGGCCGGGTTTTTCCATCAGCTGGGCGTGCCGACCGTTGTCTGCGGTCCCGGCTCGATGGCGGGGCAGGGGCACAAGCCCGACGAATATCTGGAGCTGCGCCAGCTGACAGCCTGCGACGCGATGATGGACCGCATCCTCGGCGGTCTGACCCAGTAA
- a CDS encoding ABC transporter ATP-binding protein, with protein sequence MPGNTTNAIDVRNAVKRYGDFTALKRISLTIEDNEFFTLLGPSGCGKTTLLRMIAGFEDVTEGEILLFGEEIAKLPPHQRPVNTVFQNYALFPHMTVLDNVAFGLEMRGKSKAEARTRAGEMLELVQLSQFAARKPSQLSGGQQQRVALARALAPQPKVLLLDEPLSALDLKLRKQMQLELKHLQRETGITFIFVTHDQEEALTMSDRIAVMSAGELQQLGTPTEIYEQPRNMFVADFIGETNLLEVSVDQVMNGRATCHLGGGQALSCNSVEGIGTGAKVHMSVRPERLFMSDAPVEAESLRGRVAENIFVGTDISTLVDLAEGPQFIVRTSNSDRGNKRIFEPGSEIFVNMELGAGRLLMD encoded by the coding sequence GTGCCCGGCAACACGACAAACGCAATTGATGTGCGCAATGCGGTCAAGCGCTATGGTGATTTCACCGCCCTCAAGCGGATCTCGCTGACCATCGAGGACAATGAGTTCTTCACCCTGCTGGGGCCGTCGGGCTGCGGCAAGACCACGCTGCTGCGGATGATCGCCGGGTTCGAGGATGTGACCGAAGGCGAGATCCTGCTGTTTGGCGAGGAGATCGCCAAACTCCCCCCGCACCAGCGGCCTGTGAACACGGTGTTCCAGAATTATGCGCTGTTTCCGCATATGACGGTTCTGGACAACGTCGCCTTTGGCCTGGAGATGCGCGGCAAGTCCAAGGCTGAGGCCCGTACCCGCGCAGGCGAAATGCTGGAGCTGGTGCAGCTGTCGCAGTTCGCTGCCCGCAAACCGTCCCAGCTCTCAGGCGGTCAGCAGCAGCGTGTGGCGCTGGCGCGTGCGCTGGCGCCGCAGCCCAAAGTCCTGCTTCTGGATGAGCCGCTGTCGGCGCTGGACCTGAAACTGCGCAAGCAGATGCAGCTGGAGCTGAAGCACCTGCAGCGGGAAACCGGGATCACCTTTATCTTTGTGACCCATGATCAGGAAGAGGCGCTGACCATGTCCGACCGCATCGCGGTGATGTCGGCGGGCGAGTTGCAGCAGCTGGGCACCCCGACCGAGATCTATGAGCAGCCGCGCAATATGTTTGTGGCGGATTTCATCGGTGAAACCAACCTCTTGGAGGTCTCCGTCGATCAGGTGATGAACGGCCGCGCGACCTGCCATCTGGGCGGCGGCCAGGCGCTGTCCTGCAATTCGGTCGAGGGCATAGGGACCGGTGCCAAAGTGCATATGTCGGTGCGGCCCGAGCGGCTGTTCATGTCCGACGCCCCGGTGGAGGCCGAAAGCCTGAGGGGCCGGGTCGCCGAGAACATCTTTGTCGGCACCGATATCAGCACGCTGGTCGATCTGGCCGAGGGGCCGCAATTCATCGTGCGGACCTCCAATTCCGACCGCGGAAACAAGCGGATCTTTGAGCCGGGCAGCGAGATTTTCGTCAACATGGAGCTGGGGGCCGGGCGCCTCCTGATGGACTGA
- a CDS encoding ABC transporter permease, whose amino-acid sequence MAAGAASGGSARADTYKDARGWLLLPSWAVLGIFVLGPVCMMLVYSFLTKEFRGGVIWEFSLAAYDQFFFDRGLFGDEPPAIEWTYITIFWRSIWQAGAATLLSLLIGFPTAYFIATRPENARPMWVFLITIPYWVNLLIRTVSMKFLLRDQGPLNDFLIGTGLIDSPIHIVNTNFAVQLGLFYSYLPFMVLPVYAAVERYNFSLSEAAADLYASKWTTLRRIVLPAVKPGVVAGCILVFVPSMGSFLAPDLLGGAKNFMIGSLIEEQFKGNAGNWPFGAAASMVLLTMVLIILMFSARQQAKADKAGG is encoded by the coding sequence ATGGCAGCAGGCGCAGCAAGCGGCGGCTCGGCCCGCGCAGACACCTACAAGGACGCCCGCGGCTGGCTGCTGCTGCCGTCCTGGGCGGTGCTTGGCATTTTTGTGCTGGGCCCCGTCTGCATGATGCTGGTCTATTCCTTCCTGACCAAGGAATTCCGCGGCGGGGTGATCTGGGAGTTCAGCCTGGCGGCCTATGACCAGTTCTTTTTTGACCGCGGGCTGTTCGGGGATGAACCGCCCGCGATCGAATGGACCTATATCACCATCTTCTGGCGCTCGATCTGGCAGGCGGGGGCGGCAACGCTGCTGAGCCTGCTGATCGGTTTCCCGACCGCCTATTTCATTGCCACCCGGCCGGAAAATGCGCGGCCGATGTGGGTGTTCCTGATCACCATTCCCTATTGGGTGAACCTGCTGATCCGCACCGTTTCGATGAAATTCCTGCTGCGGGACCAAGGCCCGCTGAATGACTTCCTGATCGGCACCGGGCTGATTGATTCACCGATCCACATCGTCAACACCAACTTTGCAGTGCAGCTGGGGCTGTTCTACTCCTATCTGCCGTTCATGGTGCTGCCGGTCTATGCGGCGGTGGAGCGCTACAACTTCTCGCTGTCCGAGGCGGCGGCGGATCTTTACGCCAGCAAATGGACCACCCTGCGCCGGATCGTTCTGCCGGCGGTGAAACCGGGCGTGGTGGCGGGCTGCATCCTGGTGTTCGTGCCCTCGATGGGGTCGTTCCTGGCACCGGATCTTCTGGGCGGTGCCAAAAACTTCATGATCGGCTCGCTGATCGAGGAACAGTTCAAGGGCAACGCCGGCAACTGGCCGTTCGGCGCCGCTGCATCAATGGTGCTGCTGACCATGGTGCTGATCATCCTGATGTTCTCGGCCCGCCAGCAGGCCAAAGCAGACAAGGCAGGGGGCTGA
- a CDS encoding ABC transporter permease has protein sequence MAHVNNDIKTYTGFRAITLLCLVVLYAPLVIVTIYSFNASQSITNWEGISLRWYADVFTGPESGKFKTAAFNSFTIAIIAATASTAIATLAATAMVRGGTFKLRTVSFGLISLPLMVPEIVTAVATLIFFNAIGFTRGYMTILVAHIAFCIPFAYLPISARMQGIEDSFEQAAMDLYATRRQAFTRILMPLMAPGIISGFLLAFIVSLDDFIITNFVKGAGVETLPTAIFGSVKQGIKPNIMAISTMLLSVSVVMVTISYFVSKSDNTK, from the coding sequence ATGGCGCATGTGAACAACGATATAAAGACCTACACAGGCTTCCGCGCGATCACTCTCTTGTGCCTGGTGGTGCTTTATGCCCCTTTGGTGATCGTCACCATCTACAGCTTCAATGCTTCCCAATCGATCACCAACTGGGAGGGCATCTCGCTGCGCTGGTACGCCGATGTGTTCACCGGACCGGAAAGCGGCAAGTTCAAGACTGCCGCGTTCAACAGCTTCACCATCGCCATCATCGCGGCGACGGCCAGCACGGCAATTGCCACGCTGGCGGCCACGGCAATGGTGCGCGGCGGCACTTTCAAACTGCGCACGGTGTCTTTCGGCCTGATCAGCCTGCCGCTGATGGTGCCGGAGATCGTGACCGCGGTGGCAACGCTGATCTTCTTCAACGCCATCGGCTTCACCCGCGGCTACATGACCATTCTGGTGGCGCATATCGCCTTTTGCATCCCCTTCGCCTACCTGCCGATCTCGGCCCGGATGCAGGGGATCGAGGACAGTTTCGAGCAGGCGGCAATGGATCTTTACGCCACCCGGCGGCAGGCCTTCACCAGAATTCTGATGCCGCTGATGGCGCCGGGCATCATTTCGGGGTTCCTGCTCGCCTTCATCGTGTCCCTGGATGATTTCATCATCACCAATTTCGTCAAAGGCGCGGGGGTTGAGACCCTGCCGACGGCCATTTTCGGCTCGGTCAAACAGGGCATCAAGCCCAACATCATGGCGATCTCGACCATGCTGCTGAGCGTCTCGGTGGTGATGGTCACCATCAGCTACTTCGTCAGCAAATCCGACAACACAAAATAA
- a CDS encoding extracellular solute-binding protein: MKTLLKSSAAVLALSLAANAAAAEGKLVLYHWFEYMPQELLEKFTAETGIEVTMDTYDSNESMLATLKAGGMGTYDLAVPGDYMVSIMAGEGLLDTIAEGELKNKGNIAPEWADPGFDPGRASSIPYQWGSTSFAVNRDAYDGDIQTTSILFEPPAELSGKINMLDSQGEVMAMASLHMGIPQCSTDREQLKALNAMLQQAKQHWASFNSDTAKEVLVSGDAAVGQIYDGFAAKAREEGANVEYAYPTQGYVAWMDNVVLLKDAPNRDNALKFMDFLLEPENIAVVTNYAQYNAGVAGVSAFLDPALAAQPEKNPHADAGEGVFIEVCDQQTQAVYDQIWTNLKK; encoded by the coding sequence ATGAAAACCCTGCTGAAATCCAGCGCCGCGGTGCTTGCGCTGAGCCTGGCCGCCAATGCCGCCGCCGCCGAGGGCAAGCTGGTGCTGTACCATTGGTTCGAATACATGCCGCAGGAGCTGCTGGAGAAATTCACCGCTGAGACCGGCATCGAGGTGACAATGGACACCTATGATTCCAATGAATCCATGCTGGCGACGCTGAAGGCCGGCGGTATGGGCACCTATGACTTGGCGGTGCCGGGTGATTACATGGTCAGCATCATGGCGGGCGAGGGGCTGCTGGACACCATCGCCGAAGGCGAGCTGAAGAACAAAGGCAATATCGCGCCGGAATGGGCCGATCCGGGCTTTGATCCGGGCCGCGCGTCCTCGATCCCCTATCAATGGGGCTCGACCTCCTTTGCGGTGAACCGGGATGCCTATGACGGGGATATCCAGACCACCAGTATCCTGTTTGAGCCACCGGCGGAATTGTCGGGCAAGATCAACATGCTGGACAGCCAGGGCGAGGTGATGGCAATGGCTTCGCTGCATATGGGCATCCCGCAGTGCTCCACCGACCGCGAGCAGCTGAAGGCGCTGAACGCGATGCTGCAGCAGGCCAAGCAGCACTGGGCGTCCTTCAATTCCGACACGGCGAAGGAAGTGCTGGTGTCGGGGGATGCTGCCGTGGGGCAGATCTATGACGGTTTTGCCGCCAAGGCGCGCGAGGAAGGGGCCAATGTGGAATATGCCTATCCGACCCAGGGCTATGTCGCCTGGATGGACAATGTGGTTTTGCTGAAGGACGCGCCCAACCGGGACAATGCGCTGAAATTCATGGATTTCCTGCTGGAGCCGGAAAACATCGCCGTCGTCACCAATTATGCGCAGTACAATGCCGGTGTGGCTGGGGTCAGCGCATTCCTGGACCCGGCGCTGGCCGCCCAGCCGGAAAAGAACCCCCATGCAGACGCGGGCGAGGGCGTGTTTATTGAAGTCTGCGATCAGCAGACCCAGGCGGTTTACGATCAGATCTGGACCAACCTCAAGAAATGA
- a CDS encoding complex I NDUFA9 subunit family protein, which produces MTTSARIVIVLGGTGFLGRRVVQRLQEHGCRVSIGTRFPEAAAAQGGSVSNGIRLVKTDLSDPDGLAQALAGFGAVVNCIGCYTENRRQSFQDVHADGAQRIARLVRLNDGQRLIHISGIGASLHSVSSYVRARAEGEAAVRSICPGAIVLRPSVMFSRSGAFFGDLQKLVDRLPVIPLFGTGRTRLQPVWAGDVAEAVCRLLDGSRARRKVFELGGPDIFTYRGILQRLAARSGRRRLLLPVPFALWRAAAAVLWLMRNPPLTQAQVVLMRQDNTAGEAMAGFADLGIKPHSAIAMGLV; this is translated from the coding sequence ATGACGACCAGTGCCCGGATTGTGATTGTACTTGGCGGCACAGGGTTTCTTGGCCGGCGGGTGGTGCAACGGCTGCAGGAGCACGGCTGCCGGGTCAGCATCGGCACACGGTTCCCGGAGGCTGCGGCAGCGCAGGGCGGCTCCGTCAGCAACGGCATCCGGCTGGTCAAGACGGATCTGTCAGACCCGGACGGATTGGCACAGGCCCTGGCGGGCTTTGGCGCCGTGGTCAATTGCATCGGCTGTTACACCGAAAACCGCCGCCAGAGTTTCCAGGACGTGCACGCCGATGGGGCCCAAAGAATTGCCCGGCTGGTACGCTTGAACGACGGTCAGCGCCTGATCCACATTTCCGGGATCGGCGCCAGCCTGCATTCAGTCTCGTCCTATGTCCGCGCCCGTGCCGAAGGCGAGGCCGCCGTCCGCAGTATCTGCCCCGGCGCCATCGTATTGCGTCCCAGCGTGATGTTCAGCCGCTCCGGTGCCTTTTTCGGCGACCTGCAAAAACTCGTTGACCGCCTGCCGGTAATCCCGCTGTTCGGCACCGGGCGCACGCGGTTGCAGCCGGTCTGGGCAGGCGATGTGGCCGAGGCCGTCTGCCGGTTGCTTGATGGTTCGCGCGCGCGCAGAAAAGTGTTTGAGCTGGGCGGGCCGGATATCTTCACCTACCGCGGCATCCTGCAGCGCCTGGCGGCCCGTTCCGGCCGCCGCCGGTTGCTGCTGCCGGTGCCTTTTGCATTGTGGCGGGCGGCGGCGGCTGTGCTTTGGCTGATGCGCAATCCGCCGCTGACCCAGGCGCAGGTCGTCTTGATGCGGCAGGACAATACCGCCGGTGAGGCCATGGCAGGCTTTGCCGATCTCGGCATCAAACCGCACTCCGCCATCGCCATGGGGCTGGTCTGA
- a CDS encoding GlxA family transcriptional regulator produces MPPKPPPIFEFLLFDGFSNMVLASAMEPLRDVRMNAGQETAGWRVTTLDGAPVRSSSGLQITPDGGFDAGAGNRTLVLVAGYRVREQLSPALLAKLRTATRQAKLVLALDTAAWLLAAAGVLDGHTATIHWQELDAFAEAFPKTEVSTARFVRSGPFMTCGGASTALDLMLNLIQDLYGSAAAFGASTMFVYDPSRQSELNRGAARLEQKGSPKVLKAANLMAETIEAPLNSADLAKRVSLSERTLARAFQRELGMTPGKYYKMLRLQHARYLSEETHLSLEQIALRCGFSSASSLGRSYSGLYGRTIREARTQERPWVASGQNAKGR; encoded by the coding sequence ATGCCGCCAAAACCGCCACCGATCTTTGAATTTTTGCTGTTCGACGGGTTTTCGAACATGGTGCTGGCCAGCGCCATGGAACCCCTGCGCGATGTGCGGATGAACGCAGGTCAGGAAACGGCGGGCTGGCGGGTCACCACGTTGGACGGGGCACCCGTCCGCAGTTCCAGCGGACTGCAGATCACACCCGACGGCGGTTTCGACGCAGGCGCGGGCAACCGCACCCTGGTGCTGGTTGCAGGCTACCGCGTGCGTGAACAGCTTAGCCCGGCGCTGCTTGCAAAACTCAGGACCGCCACCCGTCAGGCAAAGCTGGTTCTGGCACTGGACACCGCCGCCTGGCTGCTGGCTGCCGCTGGGGTGCTGGATGGCCATACCGCAACGATCCACTGGCAGGAACTGGACGCCTTTGCCGAAGCCTTTCCCAAGACCGAAGTGTCGACCGCGCGGTTTGTGCGTTCAGGCCCGTTCATGACGTGCGGCGGGGCCAGCACCGCGCTGGATCTGATGCTGAACCTCATTCAGGATCTCTATGGCTCGGCTGCGGCCTTTGGCGCCTCGACCATGTTTGTTTACGACCCATCGCGCCAGTCGGAACTGAACCGCGGCGCTGCCCGGCTGGAACAGAAGGGCTCGCCCAAGGTGCTGAAAGCCGCAAACCTGATGGCAGAGACTATCGAGGCGCCATTGAATAGCGCTGACCTGGCAAAGCGGGTGTCGCTGTCCGAGCGCACTTTGGCGCGGGCGTTTCAGCGCGAATTGGGAATGACGCCGGGCAAATACTACAAGATGCTGCGGCTTCAGCACGCCCGTTACCTGTCCGAGGAAACCCACCTGAGCCTGGAGCAGATCGCGCTGCGCTGCGGTTTTTCTTCCGCCTCCTCGCTGGGGCGATCGTACAGCGGGCTCTACGGCCGCACCATCCGCGAGGCGCGGACCCAGGAACGGCCTTGGGTGGCATCCGGCCAAAACGCCAAGGGCCGCTAG